The following are from one region of the Salminus brasiliensis chromosome 14, fSalBra1.hap2, whole genome shotgun sequence genome:
- the LOC140576697 gene encoding uncharacterized protein: MPCSCVYANQMVLLNLQDRSERTPSNEQPGLPVQSGLAAGTAGTWAPVPYTVPFMASAISPLAGMEPPVFPPAPDLEKAQGDERQVNLLLEVLNHCKLLHTAVQRLEQKVDNLQSNRCTTRGCRKQAIPQERPFTTGQLSQSLAQRLGPSPQSNRRRYPVPKRSPAPQATDTTEALQSDQCSIRTTTRPRGGGGGGGGNRGKGRRKGRSGGARKGSHPQQPKQEPPLDEAFLVKEESQPAKVLKKKGSRLDMVVKKLKKQMKSSAAAGGQAKTQPVKLEDGPPDEKDKKVMIGSATRKVWIPQSVYMQAFKEAEPQKAVAPVLYALFPISTLSCSAITSDPLRGIQQLDPNKLEALREWLAEMFPQQDMSVRGLAWAQCLGVINSITKDLHRREELSGRVERAARGEPTASSTTANRGPELLAAPSAVSSP; encoded by the exons ATGCCGTGCTCATGCGTTTATGCTAATCAAATGGTTTTGTTGAATTTGCAGGACAGGAGCGAAAGAACCCCTTCGAATGAGCAGCCGGGTTTGCCAGTGCAGTCTGGCCTGGCTGCAGGGACGGCGGGGACCTGGGCACCAGTACCCTACACCGTACCTTTCATGGCCAGTGCCATCAGCCCTCTGGCTGGGATGGAGCCTCCAGTCTTCCCTCCTGCCCCTGACCTG GAGAAAGCCCAAGGTGATGAAAGGCAGGTGAACCTGCTGCTTGAGGTTCTGAACCACTGCAAG TTGTTGCACACAGCAGTGCAGAGGCTCGAGCAGAAGGTTGACAACCTTCAGTCGAACCGTTGTACCACCAGGGGATGCAGGAAACAGGCGATTCCACAGGAGCGCCCATTCACAACAGGCCAGCTCTCCCAGTCCCTCGCCCAGCGCCTGGGTCCCTCACCTCAGAGCAACCGCCGCCGGTACCCAGTACCGAAACGTAGCCCAGCCCCACAAGCCACAGACACAACAGAAGCTCTCCAGTCTGACCAGTGCAGCATCAGGACCACCACAAGGCcccgtggtggtggtggtggtggcggcggcAATCGAGGGAAGGGCAGGCGCAAAGGCCGTTCGGGAGGTGCTAGAAAAGGGTCCCACCCACAACAGCCGAAACAGGAACCACCACTGGACGAGGCCTTCCTGGTGAAGGAGGAGTCCCAGCCTGCTAAGGTGCTGAAGAAGAAGGGTTCTCGCCTGGACATGGTTgtgaaaaagctaaaaaaacaaatgaagagCTCCGCTGCTGCAGGAGGGCAGGCCAAAACTCAGCCCGTCAAACTTGAGGACGGGCCTCCTGACGAGAAGGACAAGAAAG tgatGATTGGCAGCGCCACACGGAAGGTCTGGATCCCCCAGTCTGTGTACATGCAGGCGTTCAAGGAGGCGGAGCCTCAGAAGGCTGTGGCTCCTGTGCTCTATGCCCTTTTCCCCATCAGCACCCTTTCCTGCAGCGCCATCACCAGTGACCCTTTGAGAGGCATCCAACAGCTTGACCCCAATAAACTGGAGGCCCTGCGAG AGTGGCTAGCTGAGATGTTCCCCCAGCAAGACATGAGTGTGAGGGGCTTGGCTTGGGCCCAGTGCCTGGGTGTTATCAACAGCATCACTAAAGATCTCCACAGAAGAGAG GAACTATCTGGACGTGTGGAGAGAGCAGCCAGAGGTGAGCCTACAGCATCAAGCACTACAGCAAACCGTGGGCCAGAGCTGTTGGCCGCACCCTCAGCGGTCAGTTCTCCATGA
- the LOC140576687 gene encoding BEN domain-containing protein 2, with amino-acid sequence MSAHDNCESQTEITACSFKTEPAGGRTEGETSTEPAAFGRRGSGSPSDSMMSEVEDEALLEDITCVEMENDSPDEAEIVASTEVFGADPLRTLGEILAYCQVMYGAIQKLDEKFEVLQARVTNIQADQSSPKVYSPSSTHSCDVDSSFPNLLQHSPSPPPPVDDTKPTSLLLIPENPTSPTFSANTPPRTVKKMFLKQRRNKPDHPHSNTSGPASKTSAENSGSGKLVLPSSFLRKASTMPRPTSAARFLLRNVFSHEELLHSNTKGDPARGLNKLDPAKISAIREWLQKRYPKHDLSEKGKDWRACVAVMNKGARYIRLMDKKRKPGPITDEQPKPDSPIAPMPTAEIDVELSDSDNDNLQKQKGSKGKFRIEPDRERTSENEDLIDPDEQVYLGSPDRQVKVPQFAIYMAWQRPSAALAARYLIKFIFPEDVLVKSNVYGNAEYGMEPLDHNKISALREHLSERFPELKLEEDGQDWKSCVDAINSSIRKTRHKHKKLRR; translated from the exons ATGTCTGCGCACG ATAACTGTGAGTCCCAGACAGAAATTACAGCCTGCAGTTTCAAGACGGAGCCAGCAGGGGGcaggacagagggagagacCAGCACTGAACCTGCAGCTTTTGGACGGAGGGGCTCTGGCTCCCCCAGCGACAGCATG ATGTCGGAGGTTGAGGACGAGGCCCTCCTTGAAGACATCACGTGTGTCGAAATGGAGAACGACTCACCTGACGAG GCGGAGATCGTGGCGTCTACGGAAGTCTTCGGCGCCGATCCGCTGCGAACTCTGGGAGAAATCCTAGCTTACTGTCAG GTTATGTACGGGGCCATCCAGAAACTGGATGAGAAGTTTGAGGTGCTGCAGGCCAGAGTCACCAACATTCAAGCAGATCAGTCAAGCCCAAAG GTCTATTCCCCCAGCAGCACACACAGCTGTGATGTGGACTCCAGTTTCCCGAACCTGCTGCAGCACTCCCCGTCTCCCCCTCCTCCTGTGGACGACACAAAGCCCACCAGCCTCCTTCTCATTCCAGAAAACCCAACATCCCCCACCTTCTCGGCTAACACCCCGCCTCGCACCGTGAAGAAAATGTTCCTGAAGCAGCGGCGGAACAAGCCGGACCACCCGCACTCCAACACCAGCGGTCCAGCATCGAAGACATCAGCAGAAAATTCAG GAAGTGGGAAGCTCGTCCTTCCCAGCAGCTTCCTACGGAAGGCCAGCACCATGCCCAGACCCACGTCTGCTGCCCGTTTCCTCCTCCGCAACGTCTTCTCCCACGAGGAGCTCCTGCACAGCAACACCAAAGGAGACCCAGCCAGAGGCCTGAACAAGCTCGACCCAGCCAAGATCAGCGCCATACGAg AGTGGCTGCAGAAGAGATATCCCAAACATGACCTCAGTGAGAAAGGCAAAGACTGGAGAGCCTGTGTGGCTGTGATGAACAAGGGGGCCAGGTACATCCGGCTGATGGACAAGAAACGCAAG CCTGGTCCAATCACAGACGAGCAGCCTAAACCGGACTCTCCAATCGCACCCATGCCGACTGCTGAGATTGACGTAGAGCTATCGGACAGCGACAACGACAACCTGCAGAAGCAGAAAGGGTCAAAGGGCAAATTCAGAATAGAGCCTGACCGAGAGCGAACGTCTGAGAACGAAGACTTAATAGACCCGGATGAACAGG TGTACCTGGGCAGTCCAGACCGACAGGTGAAGGTGCCTCAGTTTGCCATCTACATGGCATGGCAGCGCCCCAGTGCTGCCCTCGCCGCTCGCTACCTCATCAAGTTCATATTCCCAGAGGACGTTCTCGTGAAGAGTAATGTGTACGGGAACGCGGAGTACGGCATGGAACCGCTGGACCACAACAAGATCTCAGCACTGAGGG AACATCTCTCCGAACGGTTCCCTGAACTGAAGCTGGAGGAGGACGGCCAAGACTGGAAGTCATGCGTGGACGCCATCAACAGCTCCATCCGAAAGACCAGACACAAGCACAAGAAGCTCCGGCGCTGA